The Mesorhizobium sp. M1D.F.Ca.ET.043.01.1.1 genome contains a region encoding:
- a CDS encoding tetratricopeptide repeat protein codes for MRTFEVLRSSVFSALVAVATLGAVGQAMAFDDKVFDDKTGVKPQSSPWAVFQFGFSAYKNGHKDQAVEAYKYAAENGQIGATWKLARMYAEGDGVARDDYAAFKFFSEIVDQDVEPGSPEESYVSDALVALGDYLRKGIPGSPVEENEVAAQEYYMRAAANYRNPNAQFEIGQMFLKGEGGVKASVKQAGRWLQLAAEKGHAGAQATLGNLLFQSGKVVRGLAMMTAALERAPPADQPWIRSMQEEAFAAAGEADRRTAISLADDILTKGNNGDQ; via the coding sequence ATGCGGACATTTGAGGTGTTGAGGTCGTCTGTCTTTTCGGCACTGGTCGCGGTTGCGACCTTGGGCGCCGTCGGGCAGGCCATGGCCTTCGACGACAAGGTGTTCGACGACAAGACCGGCGTGAAGCCGCAGTCGAGCCCGTGGGCGGTGTTCCAGTTCGGCTTCTCCGCCTACAAGAACGGCCACAAGGACCAGGCGGTCGAGGCCTACAAATATGCCGCCGAGAACGGCCAGATCGGCGCCACCTGGAAGCTTGCGCGCATGTATGCCGAAGGCGACGGCGTGGCACGCGACGACTATGCGGCTTTCAAGTTCTTCTCGGAGATCGTCGACCAGGATGTCGAGCCCGGCTCGCCGGAGGAAAGCTATGTCTCGGACGCGCTTGTCGCGCTCGGCGACTATCTGCGCAAAGGCATCCCGGGCAGCCCGGTCGAAGAAAACGAGGTTGCGGCGCAGGAATACTACATGCGCGCTGCCGCCAATTACCGCAACCCGAACGCCCAGTTTGAGATCGGCCAGATGTTCTTGAAGGGCGAGGGCGGCGTGAAGGCCAGCGTCAAGCAGGCCGGGCGCTGGCTGCAGTTGGCAGCCGAAAAAGGCCATGCCGGCGCGCAGGCGACGCTCGGCAATCTGTTGTTCCAGAGCGGCAAAGTCGTGCGCGGGCTGGCGATGATGACGGCCGCGCTCGAGCGCGCTCCGCCGGCCGACCAGCCCTGGATCCGCAGCATGCAGGAAGAGGCCTTCGCCGCCGCCGGCGAAGCCGACCGCCGCACGGCGATTTCGCTGGCCGACGACATCCTGACCAAAGGCAACAACGGCGACCAGTAG
- a CDS encoding VOC family protein yields MPAIGAVRQVALSAGRDLDATLAFWQGVLGMSVHARYDPPGIAFIMAGDVRLFFADGVPPGTVYLDIADLEAFHAEAKATGVPFTAPPALVHRDTEGRFGAAGESEWMAFLKDPAGNTIGLVERLAPEEH; encoded by the coding sequence ATGCCTGCAATCGGCGCGGTCCGTCAGGTCGCGCTGTCGGCCGGGCGCGATCTCGATGCGACGCTGGCCTTCTGGCAGGGCGTGCTCGGCATGAGCGTGCATGCGCGCTACGATCCGCCGGGCATTGCCTTCATCATGGCCGGCGATGTGCGGCTGTTCTTTGCCGATGGCGTACCGCCCGGCACCGTCTATCTCGACATTGCCGATCTCGAGGCTTTCCATGCCGAGGCGAAGGCGACCGGCGTTCCTTTCACCGCACCGCCGGCACTCGTCCATCGCGACACCGAGGGCCGGTTCGGTGCGGCGGGGGAAAGCGAATGGATGGCCTTCCTAAAGGACCCGGCAGGCAATACGATCGGCCTCGTCGAGCGCCTAGCGCCGGAAGAACATTGA
- the xth gene encoding exodeoxyribonuclease III: MKIVTWNINGVRARIGNLTHWLTESAPDIVCLQEIKTLDDQFPRAEIEALGYNVETNGQKSFNGVALLSKLPFDEVNRGLPGDDADDHARFIEGVFSTDKGSLRVASLYLPNGNPIDDERKFSYKLSWMARLERWAQERLRLEEALVLAGDYNVIPERADARFPENWLGDALFQPQTRQAFRRLKNLGFTEAVRAVTDSSDVYTFWDYQAGAWQKNNGIRIDHLLLSPEAANRFSSASVEKHVRAWEKPSDHVPVAIDLDLQPA, from the coding sequence ATGAAGATCGTCACCTGGAACATCAACGGCGTTCGCGCCCGCATCGGCAACCTCACCCACTGGCTGACCGAGAGCGCGCCGGACATCGTCTGCCTGCAGGAGATCAAGACGCTCGACGATCAGTTCCCGCGCGCCGAGATCGAGGCGCTGGGCTACAATGTCGAGACCAACGGCCAGAAGAGCTTCAACGGCGTCGCGCTCCTGTCGAAGCTGCCCTTCGACGAAGTCAATCGCGGTTTGCCCGGCGACGATGCCGATGACCATGCGCGCTTCATCGAAGGCGTCTTCTCGACCGACAAAGGGTCCTTGCGCGTCGCTTCGCTCTATCTGCCGAACGGCAATCCGATCGACGACGAGAGGAAGTTCTCCTACAAGCTGTCGTGGATGGCGAGGCTCGAACGCTGGGCGCAAGAACGGTTGAGGCTCGAGGAAGCGCTGGTGCTGGCCGGCGACTACAACGTCATTCCCGAGCGCGCCGACGCCAGGTTCCCCGAGAACTGGCTCGGCGACGCGCTGTTCCAACCGCAGACGAGGCAGGCCTTCCGACGGCTGAAGAACCTCGGCTTCACCGAGGCCGTTCGCGCCGTCACCGATTCGTCCGATGTCTATACCTTCTGGGACTATCAGGCCGGCGCCTGGCAGAAGAACAACGGCATCCGCATCGACCATCTGTTGCTGTCGCCCGAAGCCGCCAACCGCTTTTCCTCGGCCTCGGTCGAGAAACACGTGCGCGCCTGGGAAAAACCCTCCGACCACGTGCCGGTGGCGATCGATCTCGACCTGCAGCCGGCCTGA
- the argS gene encoding arginine--tRNA ligase — MNIFADFNARIVKAVEALDLKDKDGGALDLSRIAVEPPRDASHGDLATNAAMVLAKPTGQNPRALAEKLAEALRADTDIASADIAGPGFVNLRLKDGFWQAHLAALLGEGRNYGRSMIGGGRKANVEYVSANPTGPMHVGHCRGAVVGDTLANLMAFAGYDVTKEYVINDAGSQIDVLGRSAMLRYREALGEGIGEIPPGLYPGDYLIPVGQSLAEEFGLGLLEMPEEEALAIVKDRTVGAMMAMIREDLALLNVHHDVFFSERTLHADNAKKIRAAIADLTLKGHIYKGKLPPPKGEKPDDWEDREQTLFRSTAVGDDMDRALVKSDGSFTYFAADVAYLKDKVERGFVDLIYVLGADHGGYVKRLEALARAVAGDTVKLAVLLCQLVKLFRDGEPVRMSKRSGDFVTLRDVVEEVGRDPIRFMMLYRKNDAPLDFDFAKVTEQSKDNPVFYVQYASARCHSVFRQASEQLGEANFDRDRLVASVASLTDEGEIGLIRKLAEYPRLIESAALALEPHRLAFYLYDLASSFHAHWNRGTDNPDLRFVKVNDPQLTYARLGLVQAVSDVLTSGLTLIGADAPTEMR; from the coding sequence ATGAATATCTTCGCCGATTTCAACGCGCGGATCGTAAAAGCTGTCGAAGCCCTTGATCTGAAAGACAAGGACGGCGGAGCGCTGGACCTATCGCGCATCGCGGTCGAGCCGCCGCGCGACGCGAGCCACGGCGACCTTGCCACCAATGCGGCGATGGTGCTGGCGAAGCCCACCGGCCAGAACCCGCGCGCTTTGGCGGAAAAGCTGGCCGAAGCGCTGCGCGCCGATACCGATATTGCGTCCGCCGACATTGCCGGGCCGGGCTTCGTCAATCTGAGGCTCAAGGACGGGTTCTGGCAGGCGCATCTGGCGGCGCTGCTCGGCGAGGGCCGCAACTATGGCCGCTCCATGATCGGCGGCGGCCGCAAGGCCAATGTCGAATATGTCTCGGCCAATCCGACCGGCCCGATGCATGTCGGTCATTGCCGCGGCGCCGTCGTCGGCGACACGCTGGCCAATCTGATGGCCTTCGCCGGCTACGACGTGACCAAGGAATACGTCATCAACGATGCCGGCTCGCAGATCGACGTGCTCGGCCGCTCGGCGATGCTGCGCTATCGCGAGGCGCTCGGCGAAGGCATTGGCGAGATCCCGCCCGGCCTCTATCCGGGCGACTATCTGATCCCCGTCGGCCAGTCGCTGGCCGAGGAGTTCGGCCTCGGCCTGCTGGAAATGCCGGAAGAGGAAGCGCTGGCAATCGTCAAGGACCGCACGGTCGGCGCGATGATGGCGATGATCCGCGAGGATCTGGCGCTGCTCAATGTGCATCACGACGTGTTCTTCTCCGAACGCACGCTGCATGCCGACAACGCCAAGAAGATCCGGGCGGCGATCGCCGACCTGACGCTCAAGGGGCATATCTACAAGGGCAAGCTGCCGCCGCCCAAGGGCGAGAAGCCGGACGACTGGGAAGATCGCGAGCAGACGCTGTTCCGGTCCACCGCGGTCGGCGACGACATGGACCGGGCGCTGGTGAAGTCGGACGGCTCGTTCACCTATTTCGCCGCCGACGTCGCCTATCTCAAGGACAAGGTCGAGCGCGGCTTCGTCGATCTCATCTACGTGCTCGGCGCCGACCATGGCGGCTACGTGAAGCGGCTTGAAGCGCTGGCGCGCGCGGTTGCCGGCGACACGGTCAAGCTGGCCGTTCTGCTGTGCCAGTTGGTGAAGCTGTTCCGTGACGGCGAGCCGGTCAGGATGTCGAAGCGGTCGGGAGATTTCGTCACGCTGCGCGACGTGGTGGAGGAGGTCGGCCGCGACCCGATCCGCTTCATGATGCTCTACCGCAAGAACGACGCGCCGCTCGATTTCGACTTCGCCAAGGTCACCGAGCAGTCGAAGGATAATCCCGTGTTTTATGTCCAATACGCCTCGGCGCGGTGCCATTCGGTGTTCCGGCAGGCAAGCGAGCAATTGGGCGAGGCGAATTTCGATCGCGACCGGCTTGTGGCTTCGGTCGCGTCGCTGACTGACGAGGGCGAGATCGGCCTCATCCGTAAGCTGGCTGAATATCCACGGCTGATTGAATCCGCGGCGCTTGCGCTGGAGCCGCACCGGCTGGCATTCTATCTCTACGATCTGGCGTCCAGCTTCCACGCACACTGGAATCGGGGCACCGACAACCCGGACTTACGTTTTGTTAAGGTTAACGACCCACAATTGACGTATGCCAGACTAGGGCTGGTGCAGGCTGTTTCGGATGTTTTGACTTCCGGCCTGACGCTGATAGGAGCTGATGCGCCTACCGAAATGCGTTAG
- the erpA gene encoding iron-sulfur cluster insertion protein ErpA, giving the protein MGADAKTAMKVEMTEAAAKRIARILSGEPGKTALRVSVEGGGCSGFSYKFDLVEGANDGDVAIEKDGATILIDDLSLVYMGGSVIDFVDDLMGQSFQIRNPNAVASCGCGTSFSI; this is encoded by the coding sequence ATGGGCGCGGATGCCAAGACTGCCATGAAGGTCGAGATGACCGAAGCGGCCGCGAAGCGGATCGCCAGGATCCTGTCCGGCGAACCGGGCAAGACGGCTCTGCGCGTTTCCGTCGAAGGCGGCGGCTGCTCCGGCTTTTCCTACAAGTTCGATCTGGTCGAAGGGGCGAACGACGGCGACGTCGCCATCGAGAAGGATGGCGCGACGATCCTGATCGACGACCTCTCGCTGGTCTATATGGGCGGCTCGGTGATCGACTTCGTCGACGACCTGATGGGCCAGTCGTTCCAGATCAGGAACCCCAACGCCGTCGCTTCCTGCGGCTGCGGCACCAGTTTCTCCATCTGA
- a CDS encoding deoxyguanosinetriphosphate triphosphohydrolase, whose product MGKDALGDIGFGYRPRAVYASDPAQSRGRLFDEPESPTRTPFQRDRDRIIHSTAFRRLKHKTQVFVAHEGDHYRTRLTHSIEVAQIARALARALRGDEDLAEAVALVHDFGHTPFGHTGEEALNEKMAGWGGFDHNAQSLRVVTRLERRYAEFDGLNLTWETLEGLVKHNGPLTDDSGRGLKGPVPQAIRDYSELHDLELDRFAGIEAQCAAIADDIAYNTHDIDDGLRAGFLTLDMLEDVGLPGSILKGVRARYPQLDDVRTGHELMRRQITLMVEDVIASAKANIERLKPDNADAVRAAGETLVTFSAGMAAAEKELKAFLYKHLYRHAEVMRVRADAEQIVRDLFDVYFADPRAMPDGWREGLDRAEDRIKARSVADFLAGMTDTYALKEHRRLFDHTPDLS is encoded by the coding sequence ATGGGCAAGGATGCTCTCGGCGATATCGGATTCGGCTACCGGCCGCGCGCCGTCTATGCGAGCGACCCGGCGCAGTCGCGCGGCCGGCTGTTCGACGAGCCGGAAAGTCCGACGCGCACGCCGTTCCAGCGCGACCGCGACCGCATCATCCATTCCACCGCCTTTCGCCGGCTGAAGCACAAGACGCAGGTGTTCGTCGCGCATGAGGGCGATCACTATCGCACCAGGCTGACGCATTCGATCGAGGTGGCGCAGATCGCGCGTGCCCTGGCGCGGGCGCTGCGCGGCGACGAGGATCTCGCCGAAGCGGTCGCCCTGGTCCATGATTTCGGCCACACGCCTTTCGGCCACACCGGCGAGGAGGCGCTTAACGAGAAAATGGCCGGCTGGGGCGGGTTCGACCACAATGCGCAGTCGCTGCGCGTCGTCACGCGCCTCGAGCGGCGCTATGCCGAATTCGACGGGCTGAACCTCACCTGGGAGACGCTGGAAGGGCTGGTCAAGCACAATGGGCCGCTGACCGACGACAGCGGAAGGGGCTTGAAGGGGCCCGTGCCGCAGGCGATCCGCGACTATTCCGAACTGCACGACCTCGAGCTCGACCGCTTCGCCGGCATCGAGGCGCAGTGCGCGGCAATCGCCGACGACATCGCCTACAACACGCATGACATAGACGATGGCCTGCGCGCCGGTTTCCTGACGCTCGACATGCTCGAGGACGTCGGCCTGCCGGGTTCGATCTTGAAGGGCGTGCGCGCCCGCTATCCGCAGCTCGACGACGTCCGCACCGGCCACGAGCTGATGCGCCGGCAGATCACATTGATGGTGGAGGACGTCATTGCATCGGCCAAGGCCAATATCGAGCGCCTCAAGCCGGACAACGCCGATGCGGTGAGGGCGGCGGGCGAGACGCTGGTGACCTTCTCCGCAGGCATGGCTGCAGCCGAAAAGGAACTGAAGGCTTTTCTCTACAAGCATCTCTACCGGCACGCCGAGGTGATGCGCGTACGCGCCGATGCCGAACAGATCGTCCGCGACCTGTTCGATGTCTATTTCGCCGACCCGCGTGCCATGCCGGACGGCTGGCGCGAAGGGCTCGACAGAGCCGAGGATCGCATCAAGGCGCGCAGCGTCGCCGATTTCCTGGCCGGCATGACCGACACCTACGCGCTGAAGGAGCACAGGCGTCTGTTTGACCATACGCCCGATTTGAGCTAG